From the genome of Ectobacillus sp. JY-23, one region includes:
- a CDS encoding IS6 family transposase: protein MKKENLFKWKHYQPDMILLTVRWYLRYNLSFRDLVEMMEERGLSIAHTTIMRWVHQYGPELDERVRRHLKTTNDSWRVDETYVKVKGQWMYVYRAVDSEGNTIDFYLSESRDKEAAKRFFKKALATSHVCKPRVITVDKNPAYPVAIQELKEEKQMPEGIQMRQVKYLNNIVEQDHRFIKKRIRLMLGLKSLRTAKQMIAGIEAMHMIKKGQTLQRGKSVQNQKEFIHQLFGLVT, encoded by the coding sequence ATGAAAAAGGAAAATTTGTTCAAATGGAAGCACTATCAGCCTGATATGATTTTATTAACGGTAAGATGGTACCTACGGTACAACCTAAGTTTTCGTGATTTGGTGGAAATGATGGAGGAACGAGGTTTGTCTATCGCTCACACCACCATTATGCGTTGGGTGCATCAATATGGACCTGAATTAGACGAAAGAGTACGACGTCATCTTAAGACAACAAATGATTCCTGGAGAGTCGATGAAACGTATGTGAAAGTAAAAGGTCAATGGATGTATGTATATCGTGCAGTCGATTCAGAAGGGAATACCATTGATTTTTATCTAAGTGAATCAAGAGATAAAGAAGCAGCCAAGCGCTTTTTCAAGAAAGCCTTGGCTACTTCTCATGTTTGTAAACCTCGCGTCATAACAGTGGATAAAAACCCAGCTTATCCTGTAGCAATTCAAGAGTTAAAAGAAGAAAAGCAGATGCCTGAAGGCATCCAAATGAGACAAGTGAAATATCTCAACAATATCGTGGAGCAGGATCATCGCTTTATTAAAAAACGAATTCGCCTAATGCTCGGATTAAAGTCCTTACGGACTGCCAAACAAATGATTGCAGGGATAGAGGCTATGCACATGATTAAAAAAGGACAGACTCTCCAAAGGGGGAAGTCTGTCCAAAATCAAAAAGAATTCATCCATCAACTGTTTGGACTAGTTACTTAA
- a CDS encoding IS3 family transposase (programmed frameshift) — MSKKVFTEKEITLLSANPYVKSVSSKGVTYTEEFKRGYIAETEKGKFPRQIFEESGFDTEILGIHRIHSASKRWRKAYHENGVSGLRDTRVDNSGRPRENELTLEEKNARLEAQLHLLKAENELPKKDSFCGKGAKKVVLPPSQKYMLIRSVMKTYQLKHLVKYLCEVAGVSRSGYYNYFSAKSQKCRQQKDENDHVLKEHILKAFHFKGRKKGARQIKMTLAGQFQVVYNLKRIRRIMNKYGIICLNRRANPYRRMMKATKEHRVVSNLLKRQFKQDITYLFYGKGQKAYLSTIQDGSTNEILAYHVSDRITMNLATDTLLKLKQNRNFKKAKDALLHSDQGTHYTHPYFQKLVKKLGLRQSMSRRGNCWDNAPQESFFGHFKDEASIKPCTTLDELKREIKNYMTYYNHYRYQWNLKKMTPVQYRDHLLTAA, encoded by the exons ATGAGTAAAAAGGTATTTACGGAGAAAGAGATTACATTACTTTCAGCTAATCCATACGTAAAATCTGTAAGTTCAAAAGGTGTCACATATACAGAGGAATTTAAAAGGGGATATATTGCGGAAACAGAGAAAGGTAAGTTTCCAAGACAAATCTTTGAAGAGAGTGGATTTGATACAGAAATTTTAGGAATACATAGAATTCATTCGGCGAGTAAAAGATGGCGAAAAGCCTACCATGAGAATGGAGTTAGTGGGTTACGCGACACACGAGTAGACAATTCAGGGCGTCCTAGGGAAAATGAATTAACGTTGGAAGAGAAGAATGCACGTTTGGAAGCTCAACTTCATTTACTGAAGGCAGAAAATGAGCTGC CTAAAAAAGATTCGTTTTGCGGAAAGGGGGCTAAAAAAGTAGTACTACCGCCTAGTCAGAAATATATGTTGATTCGATCTGTCATGAAGACGTATCAACTGAAACATTTGGTGAAGTACCTATGTGAAGTAGCGGGCGTTTCAAGAAGTGGATATTATAACTATTTCTCTGCGAAATCACAGAAATGTAGACAACAAAAAGATGAGAACGACCATGTGCTGAAAGAACACATCTTAAAAGCCTTTCACTTTAAAGGGCGTAAGAAGGGCGCACGTCAAATTAAGATGACTTTGGCCGGTCAATTTCAGGTTGTCTACAATCTGAAACGCATTCGCCGAATTATGAATAAATACGGTATTATCTGTCTAAATAGACGGGCAAATCCATACAGGCGAATGATGAAGGCCACAAAAGAACATCGAGTTGTGTCAAACCTCTTAAAACGTCAATTTAAGCAAGATATCACATATTTATTTTACGGGAAGGGTCAGAAAGCCTACTTATCAACAATTCAAGATGGTTCAACCAACGAAATCCTTGCCTATCATGTATCAGATCGTATCACAATGAACTTAGCTACAGATACACTTCTCAAGTTAAAACAAAACCGAAACTTTAAGAAGGCAAAAGATGCGTTACTCCATTCTGATCAAGGAACTCATTATACCCATCCTTACTTTCAAAAGTTAGTGAAAAAACTGGGATTACGTCAATCTATGTCTAGACGCGGAAATTGTTGGGACAATGCCCCACAAGAATCCTTCTTTGGCCATTTTAAGGATGAAGCATCTATTAAACCTTGTACAACGCTAGATGAGCTAAAACGTGAGATCAAGAATTACATGACGTATTACAACCACTATAGATACCAATGGAATTTAAAAAAGATGACCCCTGTTCAATACAGAGATCATCTTCTTACAGCTGCCTAG
- the istB gene encoding IS21-like element helper ATPase IstB, translated as MIPQTNYQQLVRNLAYLKLKQMTIHLDEVVDFSLHNQLSFVDTLIKLTNYEIDVREQNMIHAMVKVGAFPHLKEIKDFDFTFQPSINQQQIQDFLSLRFIEGNENIVFLGPSGVGKTHLATGIGIAAAKKRTSTYFIKCHDLIQNLKKAYLENRLESRLKHYTKYKLLIIDEIGYLPIDPEDAKLFFQLIDKRYEKRSTIFTTNVNFKSWDEVFQEPKLANAILDRILHHATVVTIVGKSYRLKDHFPKEPE; from the coding sequence ATGATACCGCAAACAAATTATCAACAATTAGTTCGTAACCTTGCATATTTGAAACTGAAGCAAATGACAATACATTTAGATGAAGTCGTAGACTTCAGTTTACACAATCAACTTTCTTTTGTAGACACGCTTATTAAGTTAACGAACTATGAAATTGATGTCCGCGAACAAAATATGATTCATGCGATGGTAAAGGTAGGTGCATTTCCTCACTTAAAAGAAATCAAAGATTTTGATTTTACGTTCCAACCGTCCATTAACCAGCAACAGATTCAAGATTTTTTAAGCCTTCGGTTCATTGAGGGGAACGAAAACATCGTTTTCCTTGGTCCAAGTGGTGTGGGAAAAACTCATTTAGCGACAGGAATTGGTATCGCAGCTGCGAAAAAAAGAACAAGTACGTATTTTATAAAATGTCATGACCTCATTCAAAATTTAAAGAAAGCGTACCTAGAAAACCGTTTGGAAAGTCGCTTAAAGCATTATACAAAGTATAAGCTCTTAATTATCGACGAAATCGGATATTTGCCTATTGATCCGGAGGATGCCAAATTGTTTTTTCAGCTGATTGATAAGCGTTACGAAAAGCGCAGCACAATTTTTACAACTAACGTCAATTTCAAATCCTGGGATGAAGTGTTTCAAGAGCCTAAGTTAGCAAATGCCATTCTTGATCGTATTTTACATCACGCAACGGTAGTGACAATTGTAGGAAAGTCATATCGTCTAAAAGATCATTTTCCGAAAGAACCTGAGTAA